One region of Gossypium raimondii isolate GPD5lz chromosome 6, ASM2569854v1, whole genome shotgun sequence genomic DNA includes:
- the LOC105773784 gene encoding tRNA (carboxymethyluridine(34)-5-O)-methyltransferase, with translation MIFKSLRAGRYVHQFWSKSTLFLDCICGLGYSVISSSMKEIKVKDASPMCTLAPDTEPRIQPSSSVSEDRKCSSISVKSTPEIEKKYVHHVYDAIAPHFSSTRFAKWPKVAAFLESLPTGSLILDAGCGNGKYLGLNSSCYFIGCDISPSLIKICADRGHEVLVADAVNLPYRTNFGDAAISIAVLHHLSTENRRKKAIEELVRVVKKGGLVLITVWAVEQEDKSLLTKWTPLTERYLEEWIGPGSPRVRGPSSFTLESIPETEENGLGGHPKDSRVSLTENMQQSSCSTPQNEDDSMVSRDGKSQQEYFVPWHLPYHRAEVSGASAGALANGLAKKDDKKGAVVYNRYYHVFGEGELERLVSGMDNAVIVDKFYDKSNWCIILEKTLEG, from the exons ATGATTTTTAAATCTCTTAGAGCTGGTAGATACGTTCATCAATTTTGGAGTAAAAGCACTCTATTCCTTGATTGTATCTGTGGACTTGGTTATTCAGTAATTTCTAGCAGTATGAAAGAAATCAAAGTAAAAGATGCTTCTCCTATGTGTACTCTTGCACCTGATACTGAACCCAGAATCCAACCATCTTCCTCTGTAAGTGAGGACCGTAAGTGTTCATCTATAAGTGTGAAATCTACCCctgaaatagaaaagaaatatgttCATCATGTTTATGATGCTATTGCCCCCCATTTTAGTTCCACCCGCTTTGCCAAGTGGCCCAAGGTCGCTGCTTTCTTGGAATCTTTGCCTACTGGTTCACTTATCTTAGATGCAGGATGTGGAAATGGGAAATATCTAGGTTTAAATTCTAGCTGCTATTTTATAGGATGTGATATAAGTCCTTCCCTTATCAAAATATGTGCTGATAGAGGGCATGAAGTTTTGGTTGCAGATGCTGTTAATCTTCCTTACAGAACTAATTTTGGTGATGCAGCAATCTCTATTGCTGTTTTACATCACTTAAGTACAGAGAATAGGAGAAAGAAAGCGATTGAAGAATTAGTGCGAGTTGTTAAAAAGGGTGGCCTAGTTCTAATAACCGTTTGGGCCGTTGAACAAGAGGATAAGTCATTACTTACCAAATGGACTCCACTTACAGAAAGGTATTTAGAAGAGTGGATAGGACCAGGTAGTCCTCGTGTTCGTGGCCCTTCATCCTTCACTCTAGAAAGCATTCCTGAAACTGAGGAAAATGGTTTGGGTGGGCATCCAAAAGATTCTAGAGTGAGTTTAACTGAGAATATGCAACAATCATCATGCTCAACCCCCCAAAATGAAGATGATTCAATGGTTTCTAGAGATGGAAAGAGTCAGCAGGAATATTTTGTCCCTTGGCACTTACCTTATCACCGTGCCGAAGTTAGTGGTGCCTCTGCTGGTGCTCTAGCAAATGGTTTGGCAAAGAAAGATGATAAGAAGGGTGCTGTAGTGTACAACAGATATTACCATGTGTTCGGTGAAGGCGAGCTTGAGAG GTTGGTATCGGGAATGGATAATGCTGTGATTGTTGATAAGTTTTATGACAAATCAAACTGGTGCATCATTCTTGAGAAAACATTAGAAGGATAA